The following is a genomic window from Staphylococcus saccharolyticus.
AGGTGATTATGATTTAGATGCAGAAATTAAAAATATGTCTGGAGGAGAACGTCAGCGTATTACTATAGCACGTCAGTTGATGTATCAACCAGAGGTGTTACTTCTTGATGAATCTACAAGTGCGTTAGATACGCGTAATAAAAAGAATATCGAAAATATTATTTTTAAACTTGCTGATGAGGGAGTTGCGATTCTGTGGGTGACACATAGTGATGATCAGAGTAAGAGTCATTTTAAACGTAGAGTCACTATAACAAATGGTCAAATTTCAAATGATGAGGAGTTGAATAACGATGAGTAATACTGCGTTATGTCTTACAGCTCTCCTATTGTTAATCCCTATTTTTATTTCATATAAAGAAGGATTACATATTATTAAAGACTTGATGATTGCTACAGTTAGAGCATCTGTACAATTAATCATCTTAGGTTTCTTACTGCACTATATTTTTAAAATTAACGACAAATGGTTACTTATGATTTGTGTGCTTGTGATTATTATTAATGCATCATGGAATACGATTAGTCGTGCTTCACCAGTGATGCATCATGTCTTTTGGATTTCATTTGTATCGATATTTATTGGTACTGCATTACCATTAGCAGGCACAATTGCAACAGGAGCGATTCATTTTACAGCTAATGAGGTCATACCTATCGGTGGGATGTTAGCAAATAATGGTTTGATTGCGATTAATCTAGCTTATCAAAATTTAGATCGTGCATTTGTCCAAGACATTTCGGATATTGAATCTAAACTCACATTGGCTGCTACACCAAAGTTAGCATCAAAATCTTCTATTAGAGAAAGTATATGTTTAGCCATCGTCCCAACCATAGATTCTGTTAAAACATATGGATTAGTCTCTATACCTGGTATGATGACTGGATTAATTATTGGCGGGGTTGAGCCATTGCAAGCAATTAAATTTCAATTGCTGGTTGTATTTATACATACAACAGCAACGATTATGTCGGCTTTAATTGCTACTTATATGAGTTATGGACAATTCTTTAATACGCGTCATCAATTGATAGCTCGCGCTAATGATGTCAAACAAAGTGAATAGATATTGGTTTTATTCTACACAATTCCTAATTTAATATTATATAATGAAACAGTTATGAACGTATCAAAGGTTTGTAGCTGTTTTCTTTTTGGGGCTAAATCTTTTGAATAATAATTTTTTAAGAAAGGAGTCACAATATGACGGTTATTCGTACAGCTACGCTTATTTTAAGTGTCTTTATCGTGGGAATGGTTGAGATGATGGTAGCTGGTATCATGAATTTGATGAGTCAAGATCTTCATGTATTTGAAGCGATGATAGGTCAATTGGTGACGATGTATGCACTGACATTTGCGATATGTGGTCATATATTAGTGAAATTAGCAAACCGCTTTGCAACACGCTCAGTTTTAATATGGACATTAGTCGTTTTTATTATTGGTAATGGCATGATTGCGATAGCCCCTTATTTTACGATACTAGTTATTGGTCGTATTCTATCTTCAAGAAGCGGAACTTTTGCATGGTAGTGAAGCGAACCGTTCCCAAGACATGCGTACTCAAGTTCAATCGCTTATCTTAAGGCCTAAAGAAATCATCAAATATTTGATTATCACGTTTTTAATACTTGTCGCTAATTCTGCTACATTTATATTTATTAATCCATTAATTTTATCAAGTGGTCATGAATTGTCTTTTGTCTCAATAGCATTATTAATTAATGGCGTTGCAGGTGTTATAGGTACATCACTAGGTGGTATCTTCGCTGATAAGTTAACAAGTAAACGTTGGTTAATCATTGCAATTTCAGTGTTTATTATGATGATGGTCATATTAAATTTTGTATTGAGTGGGACGGTCGTTTTACTTATAGGACTATTTGTTTGAAATTTGGTACAATGGAGTACCAATCCAGCTATACAAAGTGGCATCATTGAACATGTTGAGGGTGATACAAGCCAAGTAATGAGCTGGAATATGTCGAGTCTTAATGCAGGTATAGGTTTTGGCGGTATTGTAGGCGGACTTGTGATGTCTCACTTATCTGTCAATATGTGACGTACACGAGTGCAATCATTGGTTTATTAAGTTTGATTGTTGTTTTAACTTTGAAAAATATTCATTATGCTAAAAATTAAGACCTGAAAAAGGTTGAAAGTAAAAGTATTTAAGATAAAAATCTAATCTCGCATTGATGACAATGTGTTACGGAGGTGATACAAGGGTGAATATTAATGTCGAGTTTAGTCCTATACTATAAATGCATTATAACTTTACCTTTTTCGGGTTTTATTTATATATATGTTTGTATGGGTGATGAAGCCTATATTGTTTCCAAGGCATCCGACCATAAGTAGCAAAATACGCTAAATCATTAATCATTTGTCGACTCAAGTTGGTTTCATGTTGTGTAATAGGAAAATCATTTTCAGATAAAATAGCTAAATTTCCAAACCAAAATGCAACATCTAAAATGTGATAAGCACTTTTAAAATGAAGACTATCAGATTGACACCAATCAAAACGTGCAAGCCATTTATGATGAGCATTGAGTTGATTTAACGTGTTGATAGCAGGAAGTTTAAAATAATATTGCGTGATAGTTTGTCGTTGTTGATGTGCGGTCTTCACATCATTTTTTGTAATATTTACTTTATTTGTGTGCATGATTTCGACAAAGCGAGCTGGTGGAAGTTTACGAGAATCCTCTTTTATATAAATATCTCCTTCATCATGTGTATAACTGATGAATACAGGCATCGGGAAATCAGAAATTGCTCGCATCATATGAGAATCCTCAATAGGCTGATAAATAAGGTCAAGTCCACGTGATTTACCTCGGTCTAATTTCTGTGTGTCCATTAAATGTTAAGAGGTCATGGGAAGTGAGTTCGGCGACTGATTGTTGAGAATAGTGGGTGTTTACTAATTCCGAGAAATGTTGGGCTTTAAGACGTGCAATCTCTTGAGTGTGCCGCTTAATAACATGACTTTATGATAATATGTATCGAGTTCAGGCATCTGTATTAATGCCATAATACTCATGCTCCCTGCAGATTGGCCCATTAATGTGATGTTTTCAGGGTCTCCACCAAAGCTTTCGATATTAAGATGCACCCATTTCAATACATTAATTTGATCAGATAAACCATTGTTATAATCAAAGTTTTCATTAAAATATGACCAATCTAAAAATCCTAAAGTACCTAAGCGATAGTTGAAAGTGACGACAATGATATCTTCCTGTTTCACTACTAATTGTGGATAACTGTGCGGTTCCATGTCCTTGAGTAAATCCACCTCCATAAAAGTAAATAATAACCGGTTTTTTATGATGGTGGTTTGCTTGTCTCCAAATATTTAAATATAAACAATTGTCAAGTTGTTTAAAGTCGTTGAAGTGATGATGTTGAAATGAAAAGAAGTTTTCTAATGCATTATAAGGTTGCGGTGGAATAGGTTGTGTGCATGTAGCATCAATATCTGAGTGGGCAGTATGAAACAATTGAGAATGTTGAAAACGTGAGATTTTGTTTAAGGGTTGTGCATATGGAATGACAAGAAATGTATCAATACCAATCTGACGGATTCCTTTAACAACTTGTTGTCCATGTACTTCTACCTTGACCATTGAAGACATCTCCCTTTTCAATATTGTTCTTACTATAACATGAATTTTAAGTTTTTAATGAATGTTGACACTTTGATGTATAAAAAACTACCAACAAAGATAAAATATCTTCATTGGTAGTTAAAACATGTATTTAGTTTTCTTAATCTTGATGGTCACGTTCTTTCCAATCTTTATGTCTTGCTTTTTTACGTGTTTTTCTTAGTTTATCTCCCATTTTTTTATTTAATTTGTTAGCACGTTTAAAGTAAATACTTTCAAAATAACTTGTCGTACCTAATTGATAGAAGATTAAAGCGACAATTGCGATGACTAAGAAATCCCATGGGTAGTGGATCCAGTTTAAGCCTTTAAATTCTTTACTTCCTATAAATGATAAGAAAGCGAGAATAATAAGGTAAATAATAATCCATAAACTACCGCCTATTTGTTTTCTAGTATTTTTCCAATTCATTTTATATTCATAGAAGAAATAAATTGGTAAACCTAAAATAATAATTAAAATAACTTCAGCAGTAGTAGGCCACATTGCCCAATAAATTGCTAAAGATGCAAGTACAAACGATAACGGTGCCATAAATTTTAAAATATTAGCTTTAAATGGACGCGTCATTTTGGGTGCCATTTTACGTAATGAGATAACTGTTGTAGGACCTGTTAAGTAAGCAACTAAAGTTGCTGTAGAAATAACGGCTGCAAGTGTACCCCAATTACGGAATAGCGTTACCATAATCATACTTATAACTGCGTTAAAACCAATCGCTACACGTGGTATGTTATATTTTTCGTTCATTTTACCTAAGAATTTAGGAATATGACCATTTTTTTCCATTGCATGAAGTACACGACCAGTGACGGCCACGAAGGATACGCCTGTACCAAATGGCGAAACTACAGCTTCAACATAAAGTAAAATCGCTAACCAGTTAATGCCTAATAAAATAGCCATATCAGCAAATGGAGAGTTAAAATTAATACCACTCCAGCCATGACTATGAATCATAGAACTTGGCATTGATGTAATAAACGTACTTTGTAATACGATGTAAAGCACAGCACTTAATGTAAGTGAAATGGCAATACCACGTGCAATATTTTTCTCAGGATTTTTGATTTCTGATCCCATGTTAATGATGGTTTGGAAAGCATTAAATGAGAAGATAATCCCTGATGTTGTTGTTGCAGCAAAGATGGGCGCACTTCCATACGGCATAAACGTGCTAGCGGAATGACCGTAATTACCTGTATCAAACCCTGAAATCATTAACATGATGATTGTTAATAAAGGAACGCCTAATTTAAATACTGAAATTAAGCTTGTGAAAGATGTTAATAATTTAACTGACCAGTAGTTAAATAAAGAAAAGATTGTGATAATAATATACACGGCAAACAATCCATATGTACTGATTGAACCATCTTTCATTAAAGCGCCCATTGGTTTAGCCCAATCCCAAGGCCATGAGCTCATATATTGTACAGCGGAAACGGCTTCAATTGGTATGATTGTCACAAGTGACACCCAGTTTGCCCACGCTGCTATGAATCCAAGTAGTGAGCCGTGAGTATACTGTGCATAGTTACTCATGCCGCCTGATTGCGGGAACATTGTCCCAATTTCGACGTAATTATAGGCTATAGTTCCGATTACTATGAAACCTATAATCCAGGAAATAATAGCGGCTGGACCGGCAATAGAAGATGCCTCCCATGCTCCAAATAGCCAGCCTGATCCAATTAATGATCCTAGACCAAGTAAGACGAGTTGTGAGAGGTTAATCTTACTACTTTTTGATTTATTTTTATTTTCCATAAATACTCCTTTATGTATGTTGACATATTCAACAAAAATTATACGCTAGTTCTAATAATAGTCAAATTATGTTTTTGTAAAATTCCAATTAATATTGTTTGATTAGATTTCTATAAAAAATAATAATATAATTTAGAGAAATATCGCAAGTTTGATAAAAGGTGTGAGAGTCAGTGGATAAACAAAAAAATGAGCAAGTGGAACAATTTTTAGCTAAAGAAAGTCAATGTCAAGATTGTTATCAATTTTTAAGACATTTAATTTTTAATGAAACTGAACTTGAAGAGAATTATAAATGGGTGCATCCATGTTATACCATCAATAATAAGAATGTTGTGCTGATACACGGATTTAAAGATTATGTAGCTTTACTTTTTCAAAAAGGTGCAATACTGGAAGATAAATACGAAACATTGATACAACAAACTAAAAGAGTACAAGCAGCGCGACAATTGCGTTTTAATTGTTTAGACGAGATAAAAAAGCGACAAGATGAAATAAAATATTATTTAATTGAGGCGATTAAAGCTGAAAAAGCTGGTAAAAAAGTAGTCATGAAAAAGAATGATGATGAAGTACCTGAAGAGCTACAACGAAAATTTGAAAAATTTCCACATTTAAAAGATGCGTTTTACCAATTAACGCCAGGACGTCAACATCAATACTTGTATTATTTTTCACAGGCTAAACGTAGTCAAATAGGTCACAATCGCATTGAAAAATATATTGATTCTATTTTAAATGGTAAGGGTATGAATGATAAATAGATAAAGTAAAAAAGGTTGGAGATGAGCCCAACCTCTTTTTATTTCACTCTATATTTTGTAAAGAATTATTTTTGATTGCCATTCAAACGCACTAAAATTTTAGCTTGAGATTTATCATTTACAAGTTGATTGAAGCCACTTTCAACAATATTGTCCAATTCGATTTCATCAGTTACAACATCTTTGACATTTAAACTACCGTTAGCGATTAAGTCGATAGTTTGTTGGAATGTAGTACCAACGCCTGCAACTTCAAATGATACGTCTATACCATTTTCTGTGTTATCATATACTGCTTGTACAGGATCAACTTTATCTGAGTTAAAAGTATGTGTTGCACCTACGCTTTTAGCTTTCTCTAAGCGTTCTTCAGATAAGTCGAAGACAAAGATTTTACTTGCGCCCGCTGTTTTCGCTGCAATTACAGTAAGTAGGCCAATTGGATCAGCACCAAAAACTGCTACAGTATCTCCAAATAATAATTCGCCTTCTTTTACTGCTTGAACTGCAACGGCCCGTTGGTTCAACAAGTGCACCTTCACGTGCTGAAACGTTGTCAGGTAAATGATAGACGTTTGTTTCAGGTGCATTTGTAAATTCTGCAAATCCTCCATCAGAACCTAAACCAATGAAAGAGTATCCATCATATAAGTCGATATTTTCTTCTTTCTCTCTTTTAGATACAGTTGGGTTAACAGCAACGCGATCGCCTTTTTTAAAGCGTGTGACATCTTTACCTACGTTTTCAACAATACCAGAGAATTCGTGACCTATTGTCACTAGTGCTTTTTGACCTAATAGCGGGTCTGGTTTATCTGTCGAAATGAAGATTGGACCTTCTAAGTATTCATGCAAATCTGTACCACAAATGCCTGTCCATGATACTTTTACTTGAACTTCATTATCTTTTAATTCTTTTGGCTCACGATCCTCTACACGTACATCTTTTTTCCCGTACCATACTGCAGCTTTCATATTTAAAAACCCCGTAATAGTAAATTTTGACCTCTAATCTACATCTTCAGTCGATGATTTGGTGTAATAATTCTTATTACACTTTGAGAATAATACTAATGTGATAGGTTTTCAATAGATATTTTGAATTTTATGTGAAATAATTCACATTTTGTAATTATTGACTTGCTTTTTAAAGAAAAATAACCTTGAAAGTACTATAATTACTTATATTAATGCATTTTATAATTATTTTAACTTAGAAAAAATGCAGAAAAATACTTTTATTAAGGTTTACAGAATAAATAATAGGTATATAATACTAACTGTCTAAAATTCCATGTCGCTGTTTATAAAATTTTTAACATAGCAAGTTTCTAAATAGACGACTTAAATTTTTACAATTTTAAAAGCAAAGGCCTCTGTACTTTTGTTTAACTTATGCACCTATTTGTTTAACAATCGCGCTAGAGGTCTTTTTTTATAACAATGGAGTTTGACACTTTAATTTCAGGAAGGGGAAAGTAACTATGTTAAGTATCAAAAACTTAACCAAAATTTATTCAGGGAATAAAAAAGCGGTAGATAATATTTCTTTGGATATTGAATCTGGGGAATTTATCGCTTTTATTGGGACAAGTGGTAGTGGTAAAACAACTGCATTACGTATGATTAATCGTATGATTGAGGCAACTGAAGGTCAAATCACTATGAATGGGAAAGATGTCCGTAATATGAACCCTGTTGAATTACGTAGAAGTATTGGGTATGTCATTCAACAAATTGGTTTAATGCCTCATATGAATATTCGAGAAAATATTGTTTTAGTACCTAAACTTTTAAAGTGGTCTAAAGAAAATAAAGATGCGAAGGCTAAGGAACTTATTAAACTGGTAGATTTACCGGAGGAATATCTTGATCGTTATCCAGCTGAATTATCAGGTGGTCAGCAACAACGTATTGGAGTTGTTCGTGCTTTAGCAGCAGAACAAGATATTATTTTAATGGATGAACCGTTTGGGGCATTGGATCCGATTACACGTGATACATTACAAGATTTAGTTAAAGAATTACAACAAAAATTAGGTAAAACTTTCATATTTGTTACACATGATATGGATGAAGCAATCAAATTAGCAGATAAAATTTGTATTATATCAAAAGGGCAAGTTGTACAATTTGACACACCCGATAATATTTTACGTCATCCTGCAAATGATTTTGTTATTGATTTTATTGGTCAGAACCGTCTTATCCAAGATCGTCCGAATATGAAAACTGTAGAAGGTGCAATGATTAAACCTGTAACTGTTAAAGCAGATGATTCACTCAATGACACAGTCAATATTATGAGACAAAAACGTGTAGATACAATATTTGTGGTTAATAATCATAATAAATTACTAGGATTCTTAGATATTGAAGATATTAACCAAGGATTAAGAGCTGGTAAAGAGTTAATCGATACAATGCAACGTGATATTTATAAAGTTCATATTGATACAAAGTTACAAGATTCAGTACGTACAATTTTAAAACGTAATGTAAGAAATGTACCGGTTGTCGATGATTCAGATAGACTCATTGGCTTAATTACACGCGCCAATTTAGTTGATATTGTTTACGATTCTATATGGGGTGAAGAAGAAAACAATAATAATGAACATGATCAAAGTGATGAACCTAACCGTGTTCAAGAAGAACAAGCGAAAAACATAAAACAACAAGTGCAAAAGGAAGTGAATGAGGCTGAGGGTTTTCAACAAAGGGGAGTTGAACATTAATGAAAGCATTTCTTCAAGAATACGGAGGTCAACTTGTTTCGAAAACAATAGAACATTTTTATATTTCGATGATTGCTTTATTGATTGCTATTGTAGTTGCAGTACCTCTAGGTATTCTATTATCGAAAATGAAACGTACAGCTAATGTGGTATTAACGATTGCTGGTGTATTACAAACAATACCAACCTTAGCAGCGTTAGCAATTATGATTCCAATATTTGGAGTAGGAAAGACACCAGCGATTGTCGCCTTATTTATATATGTATTATTGCCAATTTTAAATAATACAGTATTAGGCGTACAGAATATTGATCGAAACGTTATACAAGCTGGTCAAAGTATGGGAATGACAAAGATGCAATTAATGAAAGATGTGGAATTACCTTTGGCCTTGCCACTTATAATTAGTGGTATTCGCTTATCAAGTGTTTATGTTATTAGTTGGACTACACTTGCAAGTTATGTCGGTGCAGGAGGATTAGGAGATCTTGTATTCAATGGTCTGAATCTCTATCAACCACCGATGATTATTAGCGCTGCAATTTTAGTTACTCTTTTAGCCTTGGTGATTGATTTTATTCTTTCTTTAGTTGAAAAGTGGGTTGTCCCCAAAGGCCTAAAAGTATCTAGATAAAAGAAAAGGTAGGAATAGTCATTGAAGAAACATTTCAAATATACAGTCATTCTCATTGTATTGTCCCTCGTCGTATTATCTGGATGTAGTCTACCCGGCTTAGGCGATGGCAACGCAAAAGATGATGTCAAAATTACTACAACCGAAACAAGTGAAACAAAGATTATCGGCAATATGGAAAAATTAATGATTGAACATGAAACAAACGGTAAGATTAAACCAACCTTAATTGGAAATTTAGGATCTAGCATTATTCAACATAATGCCTTACAACGTGGTGATGTCAATATGTCAGCAGTACGTTATACTGGAACTGAATTAACGAGTGTTCTTGCAGCTAAACCTACTAAAGATCCTAAAAAAGCAATGTCAGAAACGCAACGACTGTTTAAAAAGAAATATAATCAAAAATATTATAATTCGTTAGGATTTGCGAATACTTATGCATTTATGGTGACGAAAGAAACTGCTGTAAAATATCATTTAAAGAAAGTTTCAGATTTAGAGAAATATAAAGATAAGCTTCGTTTAGGCATGGATACTCAATGGATGAATCGTGCTGGTGATGGTTATCCTGCATTCGTCAAAGATTATGGCTTTAAGTTTGCCAGTGCACGCCCAATGCAAATTGGCCTTGTTTATGATGCTTTAAAAAATAAAAAATTAGATGTTGCT
Proteins encoded in this region:
- a CDS encoding ABC transporter permease, with the translated sequence MSNTALCLTALLLLIPIFISYKEGLHIIKDLMIATVRASVQLIILGFLLHYIFKINDKWLLMICVLVIIINASWNTISRASPVMHHVFWISFVSIFIGTALPLAGTIATGAIHFTANEVIPIGGMLANNGLIAINLAYQNLDRAFVQDISDIESKLTLAATPKLASKSSIRESICLAIVPTIDSVKTYGLVSIPGMMTGLIIGGVEPLQAIKFQLLVVFIHTTATIMSALIATYMSYGQFFNTRHQLIARANDVKQSE
- a CDS encoding APC family permease, whose translation is MENKNKSKSSKINLSQLVLLGLGSLIGSGWLFGAWEASSIAGPAAIISWIIGFIVIGTIAYNYVEIGTMFPQSGGMSNYAQYTHGSLLGFIAAWANWVSLVTIIPIEAVSAVQYMSSWPWDWAKPMGALMKDGSISTYGLFAVYIIITIFSLFNYWSVKLLTSFTSLISVFKLGVPLLTIIMLMISGFDTGNYGHSASTFMPYGSAPIFAATTTSGIIFSFNAFQTIINMGSEIKNPEKNIARGIAISLTLSAVLYIVLQSTFITSMPSSMIHSHGWSGINFNSPFADMAILLGINWLAILLYVEAVVSPFGTGVSFVAVTGRVLHAMEKNGHIPKFLGKMNEKYNIPRVAIGFNAVISMIMVTLFRNWGTLAAVISTATLVAYLTGPTTVISLRKMAPKMTRPFKANILKFMAPLSFVLASLAIYWAMWPTTAEVILIIILGLPIYFFYEYKMNWKNTRKQIGGSLWIIIYLIILAFLSFIGSKEFKGLNWIHYPWDFLVIAIVALIFYQLGTTSYFESIYFKRANKLNKKMGDKLRKTRKKARHKDWKERDHQD
- a CDS encoding YdeI/OmpD-associated family protein, which encodes MDKQKNEQVEQFLAKESQCQDCYQFLRHLIFNETELEENYKWVHPCYTINNKNVVLIHGFKDYVALLFQKGAILEDKYETLIQQTKRVQAARQLRFNCLDEIKKRQDEIKYYLIEAIKAEKAGKKVVMKKNDDEVPEELQRKFEKFPHLKDAFYQLTPGRQHQYLYYFSQAKRSQIGHNRIEKYIDSILNGKGMNDK
- a CDS encoding betaine/proline/choline family ABC transporter ATP-binding protein (Members of the family are the ATP-binding subunit of ABC transporters for substrates such as betaine, L-proline or other amino acids, choline, carnitine, etc. The substrate specificity is best determined from the substrate-binding subunit, rather than this subunit, as it interacts with the permease subunit and not with substrate directly.), translated to MLSIKNLTKIYSGNKKAVDNISLDIESGEFIAFIGTSGSGKTTALRMINRMIEATEGQITMNGKDVRNMNPVELRRSIGYVIQQIGLMPHMNIRENIVLVPKLLKWSKENKDAKAKELIKLVDLPEEYLDRYPAELSGGQQQRIGVVRALAAEQDIILMDEPFGALDPITRDTLQDLVKELQQKLGKTFIFVTHDMDEAIKLADKICIISKGQVVQFDTPDNILRHPANDFVIDFIGQNRLIQDRPNMKTVEGAMIKPVTVKADDSLNDTVNIMRQKRVDTIFVVNNHNKLLGFLDIEDINQGLRAGKELIDTMQRDIYKVHIDTKLQDSVRTILKRNVRNVPVVDDSDRLIGLITRANLVDIVYDSIWGEEENNNNEHDQSDEPNRVQEEQAKNIKQQVQKEVNEAEGFQQRGVEH
- a CDS encoding ABC transporter permease — translated: MKAFLQEYGGQLVSKTIEHFYISMIALLIAIVVAVPLGILLSKMKRTANVVLTIAGVLQTIPTLAALAIMIPIFGVGKTPAIVALFIYVLLPILNNTVLGVQNIDRNVIQAGQSMGMTKMQLMKDVELPLALPLIISGIRLSSVYVISWTTLASYVGAGGLGDLVFNGLNLYQPPMIISAAILVTLLALVIDFILSLVEKWVVPKGLKVSR
- a CDS encoding osmoprotectant ABC transporter substrate-binding protein translates to MKKHFKYTVILIVLSLVVLSGCSLPGLGDGNAKDDVKITTTETSETKIIGNMEKLMIEHETNGKIKPTLIGNLGSSIIQHNALQRGDVNMSAVRYTGTELTSVLAAKPTKDPKKAMSETQRLFKKKYNQKYYNSLGFANTYAFMVTKETAVKYHLKKVSDLEKYKDKLRLGMDTQWMNRAGDGYPAFVKDYGFKFASARPMQIGLVYDALKNKKLDVAVGYSTDGRIAAYDLKILKDDCKFFPPYDGSPLATEKLIKDNPKIDKALKKLEGKISTKEMQKLNYEADGKGKEPAVIAEEYLKEHHYFDNEKGGQE